From one Lolium rigidum isolate FL_2022 chromosome 4, APGP_CSIRO_Lrig_0.1, whole genome shotgun sequence genomic stretch:
- the LOC124646889 gene encoding laccase-15-like, translating into MSTAWVVLFLAAALAAACGAEAALVEHTFVVSQIEMHHMCNDSLVTLVNGQFPGPTIEVTEGDSVVVHVINKSPLGVTIHWHGVKQHNNCWADGPAMITQCPIQPNKNFTYRFNVIGQEGTLWWHAHVGFLRATIHGALIIRPRLGPNSYPFPKPDWEVPIVIGEWFDMDLFELYEKTENRIYGDIPLSPTINGLLGDFNNCSGVTEDSYKLDVVQGKTYLLRIVNAAIDKAYNLKIAGHKFTVVAADANYVKPYPRKKKKNYVKPYTTDIIAIASGETFDALVIADAPPGRYYMVAQAVQTTEPITQKRVLMSRGIVSYNPMKWSGDDTLAIMAPELPDWHDERPSFYFHGNLTSLLPQTVPSNIDEHMFMALRSGDNCLYAGSPHCKVTMINNISFQHPSAMPLLQAHYNNNMRNISSLIEFPRAPPMVNFTQTPTLTATMVKNLRYNSTVEIVLQGPPGEMSYSNPMHLHGHDFFILAQGIGYYDAEKDVPKYNLVNPSVKNTAHVPMYGWTVIRFVASNPGVWFFHCHTEHHSSSGMAMAFVVEDGPTVETTLSPPPTDYPSCDGHNSIVEYV; encoded by the exons ATGTCCACCGCGTGGGTCGTCTTGTTCCTTGCAGCGGCACTTGCAGCGGCTTGCGGCGCCGAGGCGGCGCTCGTTGAGCACACGTTCGTA GTGAGCCAGATTGAGATGCATCACATGTGCAACGACTCACTTGTCACTCTGGTGAACGGGCAGTTCCCCGGCCCGACGATTGAGGTCACGGAAGGGGACTCCGTGGTTGTTCATGTCATCAACAAGTCGCCCCTTGGAGTAACAATTCATTG GCATGGAGTGAAGCAACATAATAATTGTTGGGCTGATGGACCAGCGATGATAACGCAATGCCCAATCCAGCCGAACAAGAATTTCACATATCGGTTCAACGTCATTGGCCAAGAGGGAACATTGTGGTGGCATGCTCACGTTGGCTTCCTTCGTGCAACTATTCATGGCGCCTTAATCATCCGACCAAGATTGGGCCCCAATTCATACCCATTTCCCAAACCAGACTGGGAGGTCCCCATTGTTATAG GTGAATGGTTTGACATGGACCTTTTTGAGCTATATGAAAAAACCGAGAATAGAATATATGGTGATATTCCTCTTTCACCTACAATCAATGGACTGCTCGGAGACTTCAATAACTGTTCTG GGGTCACCGAAGACAGCTACAAGCTGGATGTTGTGCAAGGAAAGACATATCTCTTACGGATAGTAAATGCTGCAATTGACAAAGCGTACAACTTGAAGATAGCTGGGCATAAGTTTACTGTGGTCGCCGCTGATGCCAACTATGTGAAACCatacccccgcaaaaaaaaaaaaaactatgtgaaaccatacaccacagaTATCATCGCGATCGCATCAGGTGAGACGTTCGATGCATTGGTCATTGCCGACGCTCCTCCTGGTAGGTACTACATGGTCGCCCAAGCCGTTCAAACAACTGAGCCTATCACCCAGAAGCGGGTGTTGATGTCGAGAGGTATTGTATCCTACAATCCAATGAAATGGTCGGGTGATGATACTCTGGCGATAATGGCCCCAGAATTGCCTGATTGGCACGATGAAAGGCCATCCTTCTACTTCCATGGCAACTTGACCAGCCTACTGCCTCAGACGGTTCCGTCAAACATCGATGAGCATATGTTCATGGCCCTTAGGTCGGGAGACAACTGCTTGTATGCTGGATCACCCCACTGTAAGGTGACCATGATTAACAACATCTCATTTCAGCATCCCTCGGCGATGCCATTGCTCCAAGCACACTACAACAACAACATGAGGAACATAAGTTCCCTCATAGAGTTTCCAAGAGCGCCACCGATGGTAAACTTCACTCAAACTCCAACATTGACGGCGACGATGGTGAAGAATCTGCGCTACAACAGCACCGTGGAGATCGTGTTGCAGGGCCCGCCGGGGGAAATGAGCTACTCTAACCCAATGCACCTTCATGGGCACGATTTCTTCATTCTCGCACAGGGGATTGGATATTATGACGCAGAGAAGGATGTGCCGAAATACAACTTGGTGAATCCGTCGGTGAAGAACACCGCTCATGTTCCCATGTATGGGTGGACAGTGATTCGATTTGTCGCAAGTAATCCTG GGGTGTGGTTCTTTCACTGTCATACCGAACATCACTCGTCATCGGGCATGGCAATGGCGTTCGTGGTGGAGGACGGGCCGACGGTTGAAACGACTCTTTCCCCGCCTCCAACAGATTATCCAAGTTGTGATGGCCACAATAGTATAGTGGAATATGTATAA